A stretch of the Malus domestica chromosome 08, GDT2T_hap1 genome encodes the following:
- the LOC103421250 gene encoding probable ADP-ribosylation factor GTPase-activating protein AGD14 isoform X3: MSDSQPLPIIFRNAYYLQFLSRFPISRVSSLPACGCRHRFELLRWLYNQGPQYVCTTFLTFVCTKCSGVHREFTHRVKSVSMAKFNAEEVSALQAGGNEVSSNLHGLRSFIKHVYVDRKYTGERSVYTGERSIYTSERSGNKLPMLRLSTEESDENQKVGGHRSGSRSFHDDDGLERSNSNSPGGRSLRYYYNERRSPRYSPENSRSGGFIRPPLRFEIVDNRIRGEKRGSSSGESKVQSRTPDNKKTAERSHSPVVPPVKDKLRENVPPPQVGESSTANQNDTDGSAHNQKTKSTGGQDGNATEQNIVSLIDFNTDSEPPHATESQLQQTPPPNEDNNWASFGSSTTEKAPQVPTAVPNADPLESLLFELSTPSCVPVSNASETPHNDGAPSTASINTMPAGGHSPADAGPVQDLAIFGGDTTVKGTDEKQLVLSTQQDQSSISFTADSGSTSHVNFVVGASNGELRNISLAPSIQRSFSIPAEKSSQSILNPAEQTDSGSGAGSQVEMNSSIRKELPADLFTASYSSAPGQASGWHIAPAQGMGYNMQYYPTATPALAIPGPAKPKNPFDLNEEKSLVTSTHFPSMSSLQGALTNAPVPGLMHASSLPTMSQFESNESMTMPSHSPSFANAFSPRAYMGHQLPDNVQFLRPPGVGGFGRDEAAFGSLTTTQQSFQQPSVRYPAPSSSSTLDTFSPMRGNPFG, from the exons ATGTCCGACTCTCAGCCTCTTCCGATCATCTTCCGCAACGCTTACTATCTTCAATTTCTCTCTCGGTTcccaatttctagggtttcttcTCTGCCCGCTTGTGGATGCAGACATAGATTCGAGTTGCTACGGTGGTTATATAATCAG GGACCGCAATATGTTTGCACGACCTTCTTGACATTTGTCTGTACAAAGTGTAGTGGAGTACA TCGGGAGTTCACTCACCGAGTAAAATCAGTGTCAATGGCTAAATTTAATGCAGAAGAAGTTAGTGCACTTCAAGCAGGGGGAAATGAGGTGAGCAG TAATCTTCATGGACTCAGGAGTTTTATAAAGCATGTATATGTTGATAGAAAATACACTGGCGAGAGGAGTGTCTACACTGGTGAGAGGAGTATCTACACTAGTGAGAGGAGTGGCAACAAGCTCCCAATGCTGCGATTG AGCACTGAGGAGTCTGATGAAAACCAGAAGGTTGGTGGACATCGTAGTGGATCCAGGAGCTTCCATGATGATGACGGGTTGGAACGGAGTAATAGTAATAGTCCAGGAGGAAGAagtttaagatattactataatGAGAGAAGAAGTCCTCGATATTCTCCAGAAAACTCAAGAAGTGGTGGTTTTATAAGACCTCCTCTACGTTTTGAGATTGTTGATAACAGGATTCGGGGGGAAAAACGTGGATCCTCAAGTGGAGAATCCAAGGTCCAAAGCAGGACACCAGACAATAAGAAGACCGCAGAAAGGTCCCATTCTCCTGTTGTGCCCCCAGTTAAAGATAAATTACGAGAAAACGTGCCTCCTCCACAGGTTGGTGAAAGTTCCACAGCAAATCAGAATGATACTGATGGTTCTGCTCATAATCAG AAAACCAAATCTACTGGTGGTCAGGATGGGAATGCGACCGAACAAAATATAGTAAGCTTGATTGATTTCAATACTGATTCCGAGCCCCCACATGCTACAGAATCACAATTGCAGCAAACACCTCCACCCAATGAGGATAACAACTGGGCCTCATTTGGATCATCTACAACGGAGAAGGCACCTCAAGTTCCAACTGCAGTTCCAAATGCAGACCCTCTGGAGTCTTTGCTGTTTGAATTGTCAACTCCCTCATGTGTTCCTGTGAGTAATGCATCTGAGACACCACATAATGATGGTGCTCCATCAACTGCATCTATAAACACCATGCCTGCAGGTGGTCATTCCCCAGCTGATGCAGGTCCTGTGCAAGATCTTGCTATTTTTGGTGGTGACACCACTGTAAAAGGTACTGATGAGAAGCAGTTAGTACTAAGTACACAGCAAGATCAGTCGTCTATATCCTTCACCGCAGATAGCGGTTCTACTTCACATGTCAATTTTGTAGTTGGAGCTTCAAACGGCGAG TTGAGGAACATATCACTGGCACCAAGCATACAAAGATCTTTCAGTATTCCTGCTGAAAAATCATCTCAATCTATTTTGAATCCAGCTGAACAAACAGACAGTGGCAGTGGAGCTGGATCCCAAGTGGAAATGAATTCTAGCATACGAAAGGAACTCCCGGCA GACCTTTTTACTGCAAGTTACTCATCAGCCCCTGGACAAGCTTCAGGCTGGCATATTGCTCCAGCTCAGGGAATGGGGTACAACATGCAGTATTACCCTACCGCGACG CCGGCTCTAGCAATTCCGGGTCCAGCAAAACCAAAAAACCCGTTTGATCTTAATGAAGAAAAAAGCCTAGTAACTTCCACACAT TTTCCTTCCATGTCTTCATTGCAAGGAGCTCTGACTAATGCTCCAGTACCAGGCTTGATGCATGCTTCGAGCCTTCCTACTATGTCGCAATTTGAGTCTAATGAATCCATGACGATGCCTTCGCACTCGCCTTCGTTCGCAAATGCTTTCTCTCCGA GGGCATACATGGGGCATCAATTACCTGATAATGTGCAATTTTTAAG ACCGCCGGGAGTTGGCGGCTTTGGCAGGGACGAAGCTGCTTTTGGATCCCTAACCACAACTCAGCAATCATTTCAGCAACCAAGCGTCAGATACCCAGCacccagcagcagcagcacctTAGACACTTTTTCTCCGATGAGAGGAAACCCATTTGGATGA
- the LOC103421250 gene encoding probable ADP-ribosylation factor GTPase-activating protein AGD14 isoform X2: MRKGLKEDEKSERTIRSLLKLPENKRCINCNSLGPQYVCTTFLTFVCTKCSGVHREFTHRVKSVSMAKFNAEEVSALQAGGNERARQIYFKEWDPQYHSYPDAGNLHGLRSFIKHVYVDRKYTGERSVYTGERSIYTSERSGNKLPMLRLSTEESDENQKVGGHRSGSRSFHDDDGLERSNSNSPGGRSLRYYYNERRSPRYSPENSRSGGFIRPPLRFEIVDNRIRGEKRGSSSGESKVQSRTPDNKKTAERSHSPVVPPVKDKLRENVPPPQVGESSTANQNDTDGSAHNQKTKSTGGQDGNATEQNIVSLIDFNTDSEPPHATESQLQQTPPPNEDNNWASFGSSTTEKAPQVPTAVPNADPLESLLFELSTPSCVPVSNASETPHNDGAPSTASINTMPAGGHSPADAGPVQDLAIFGGDTTVKGTDEKQLVLSTQQDQSSISFTADSGSTSHVNFVVGASNGELRNISLAPSIQRSFSIPAEKSSQSILNPAEQTDSGSGAGSQVEMNSSIRKELPADLFTASYSSAPGQASGWHIAPAQGMGYNMQYYPTATPALAIPGPAKPKNPFDLNEEKSLVTSTHFPSMSSLQGALTNAPVPGLMHASSLPTMSQFESNESMTMPSHSPSFANAFSPRAYMGHQLPDNVQFLRPPGVGGFGRDEAAFGSLTTTQQSFQQPSVRYPAPSSSSTLDTFSPMRGNPFG; the protein is encoded by the exons ATGAGAAAAGGGTTGAAGGAAGATGAGAAAAGCGAAAGAACAATTCGCAGTCTTTTAAAACTTCCCGAGAATAAAAGATGCATCAACTGCAATAGCTTG GGACCGCAATATGTTTGCACGACCTTCTTGACATTTGTCTGTACAAAGTGTAGTGGAGTACA TCGGGAGTTCACTCACCGAGTAAAATCAGTGTCAATGGCTAAATTTAATGCAGAAGAAGTTAGTGCACTTCAAGCAGGGGGAAATGAG CGAGCAAGacaaatttattttaaagaatggGATCCTCAGTACCATTCTTACCCTGATGCCGG TAATCTTCATGGACTCAGGAGTTTTATAAAGCATGTATATGTTGATAGAAAATACACTGGCGAGAGGAGTGTCTACACTGGTGAGAGGAGTATCTACACTAGTGAGAGGAGTGGCAACAAGCTCCCAATGCTGCGATTG AGCACTGAGGAGTCTGATGAAAACCAGAAGGTTGGTGGACATCGTAGTGGATCCAGGAGCTTCCATGATGATGACGGGTTGGAACGGAGTAATAGTAATAGTCCAGGAGGAAGAagtttaagatattactataatGAGAGAAGAAGTCCTCGATATTCTCCAGAAAACTCAAGAAGTGGTGGTTTTATAAGACCTCCTCTACGTTTTGAGATTGTTGATAACAGGATTCGGGGGGAAAAACGTGGATCCTCAAGTGGAGAATCCAAGGTCCAAAGCAGGACACCAGACAATAAGAAGACCGCAGAAAGGTCCCATTCTCCTGTTGTGCCCCCAGTTAAAGATAAATTACGAGAAAACGTGCCTCCTCCACAGGTTGGTGAAAGTTCCACAGCAAATCAGAATGATACTGATGGTTCTGCTCATAATCAG AAAACCAAATCTACTGGTGGTCAGGATGGGAATGCGACCGAACAAAATATAGTAAGCTTGATTGATTTCAATACTGATTCCGAGCCCCCACATGCTACAGAATCACAATTGCAGCAAACACCTCCACCCAATGAGGATAACAACTGGGCCTCATTTGGATCATCTACAACGGAGAAGGCACCTCAAGTTCCAACTGCAGTTCCAAATGCAGACCCTCTGGAGTCTTTGCTGTTTGAATTGTCAACTCCCTCATGTGTTCCTGTGAGTAATGCATCTGAGACACCACATAATGATGGTGCTCCATCAACTGCATCTATAAACACCATGCCTGCAGGTGGTCATTCCCCAGCTGATGCAGGTCCTGTGCAAGATCTTGCTATTTTTGGTGGTGACACCACTGTAAAAGGTACTGATGAGAAGCAGTTAGTACTAAGTACACAGCAAGATCAGTCGTCTATATCCTTCACCGCAGATAGCGGTTCTACTTCACATGTCAATTTTGTAGTTGGAGCTTCAAACGGCGAG TTGAGGAACATATCACTGGCACCAAGCATACAAAGATCTTTCAGTATTCCTGCTGAAAAATCATCTCAATCTATTTTGAATCCAGCTGAACAAACAGACAGTGGCAGTGGAGCTGGATCCCAAGTGGAAATGAATTCTAGCATACGAAAGGAACTCCCGGCA GACCTTTTTACTGCAAGTTACTCATCAGCCCCTGGACAAGCTTCAGGCTGGCATATTGCTCCAGCTCAGGGAATGGGGTACAACATGCAGTATTACCCTACCGCGACG CCGGCTCTAGCAATTCCGGGTCCAGCAAAACCAAAAAACCCGTTTGATCTTAATGAAGAAAAAAGCCTAGTAACTTCCACACAT TTTCCTTCCATGTCTTCATTGCAAGGAGCTCTGACTAATGCTCCAGTACCAGGCTTGATGCATGCTTCGAGCCTTCCTACTATGTCGCAATTTGAGTCTAATGAATCCATGACGATGCCTTCGCACTCGCCTTCGTTCGCAAATGCTTTCTCTCCGA GGGCATACATGGGGCATCAATTACCTGATAATGTGCAATTTTTAAG ACCGCCGGGAGTTGGCGGCTTTGGCAGGGACGAAGCTGCTTTTGGATCCCTAACCACAACTCAGCAATCATTTCAGCAACCAAGCGTCAGATACCCAGCacccagcagcagcagcacctTAGACACTTTTTCTCCGATGAGAGGAAACCCATTTGGATGA
- the LOC103421250 gene encoding probable ADP-ribosylation factor GTPase-activating protein AGD14 isoform X1: protein MSDSQPLPIIFRNAYYLQFLSRFPISRVSSLPACGCRHRFELLRWLYNQGPQYVCTTFLTFVCTKCSGVHREFTHRVKSVSMAKFNAEEVSALQAGGNERARQIYFKEWDPQYHSYPDAGNLHGLRSFIKHVYVDRKYTGERSVYTGERSIYTSERSGNKLPMLRLSTEESDENQKVGGHRSGSRSFHDDDGLERSNSNSPGGRSLRYYYNERRSPRYSPENSRSGGFIRPPLRFEIVDNRIRGEKRGSSSGESKVQSRTPDNKKTAERSHSPVVPPVKDKLRENVPPPQVGESSTANQNDTDGSAHNQKTKSTGGQDGNATEQNIVSLIDFNTDSEPPHATESQLQQTPPPNEDNNWASFGSSTTEKAPQVPTAVPNADPLESLLFELSTPSCVPVSNASETPHNDGAPSTASINTMPAGGHSPADAGPVQDLAIFGGDTTVKGTDEKQLVLSTQQDQSSISFTADSGSTSHVNFVVGASNGELRNISLAPSIQRSFSIPAEKSSQSILNPAEQTDSGSGAGSQVEMNSSIRKELPADLFTASYSSAPGQASGWHIAPAQGMGYNMQYYPTATPALAIPGPAKPKNPFDLNEEKSLVTSTHFPSMSSLQGALTNAPVPGLMHASSLPTMSQFESNESMTMPSHSPSFANAFSPRAYMGHQLPDNVQFLRPPGVGGFGRDEAAFGSLTTTQQSFQQPSVRYPAPSSSSTLDTFSPMRGNPFG from the exons ATGTCCGACTCTCAGCCTCTTCCGATCATCTTCCGCAACGCTTACTATCTTCAATTTCTCTCTCGGTTcccaatttctagggtttcttcTCTGCCCGCTTGTGGATGCAGACATAGATTCGAGTTGCTACGGTGGTTATATAATCAG GGACCGCAATATGTTTGCACGACCTTCTTGACATTTGTCTGTACAAAGTGTAGTGGAGTACA TCGGGAGTTCACTCACCGAGTAAAATCAGTGTCAATGGCTAAATTTAATGCAGAAGAAGTTAGTGCACTTCAAGCAGGGGGAAATGAG CGAGCAAGacaaatttattttaaagaatggGATCCTCAGTACCATTCTTACCCTGATGCCGG TAATCTTCATGGACTCAGGAGTTTTATAAAGCATGTATATGTTGATAGAAAATACACTGGCGAGAGGAGTGTCTACACTGGTGAGAGGAGTATCTACACTAGTGAGAGGAGTGGCAACAAGCTCCCAATGCTGCGATTG AGCACTGAGGAGTCTGATGAAAACCAGAAGGTTGGTGGACATCGTAGTGGATCCAGGAGCTTCCATGATGATGACGGGTTGGAACGGAGTAATAGTAATAGTCCAGGAGGAAGAagtttaagatattactataatGAGAGAAGAAGTCCTCGATATTCTCCAGAAAACTCAAGAAGTGGTGGTTTTATAAGACCTCCTCTACGTTTTGAGATTGTTGATAACAGGATTCGGGGGGAAAAACGTGGATCCTCAAGTGGAGAATCCAAGGTCCAAAGCAGGACACCAGACAATAAGAAGACCGCAGAAAGGTCCCATTCTCCTGTTGTGCCCCCAGTTAAAGATAAATTACGAGAAAACGTGCCTCCTCCACAGGTTGGTGAAAGTTCCACAGCAAATCAGAATGATACTGATGGTTCTGCTCATAATCAG AAAACCAAATCTACTGGTGGTCAGGATGGGAATGCGACCGAACAAAATATAGTAAGCTTGATTGATTTCAATACTGATTCCGAGCCCCCACATGCTACAGAATCACAATTGCAGCAAACACCTCCACCCAATGAGGATAACAACTGGGCCTCATTTGGATCATCTACAACGGAGAAGGCACCTCAAGTTCCAACTGCAGTTCCAAATGCAGACCCTCTGGAGTCTTTGCTGTTTGAATTGTCAACTCCCTCATGTGTTCCTGTGAGTAATGCATCTGAGACACCACATAATGATGGTGCTCCATCAACTGCATCTATAAACACCATGCCTGCAGGTGGTCATTCCCCAGCTGATGCAGGTCCTGTGCAAGATCTTGCTATTTTTGGTGGTGACACCACTGTAAAAGGTACTGATGAGAAGCAGTTAGTACTAAGTACACAGCAAGATCAGTCGTCTATATCCTTCACCGCAGATAGCGGTTCTACTTCACATGTCAATTTTGTAGTTGGAGCTTCAAACGGCGAG TTGAGGAACATATCACTGGCACCAAGCATACAAAGATCTTTCAGTATTCCTGCTGAAAAATCATCTCAATCTATTTTGAATCCAGCTGAACAAACAGACAGTGGCAGTGGAGCTGGATCCCAAGTGGAAATGAATTCTAGCATACGAAAGGAACTCCCGGCA GACCTTTTTACTGCAAGTTACTCATCAGCCCCTGGACAAGCTTCAGGCTGGCATATTGCTCCAGCTCAGGGAATGGGGTACAACATGCAGTATTACCCTACCGCGACG CCGGCTCTAGCAATTCCGGGTCCAGCAAAACCAAAAAACCCGTTTGATCTTAATGAAGAAAAAAGCCTAGTAACTTCCACACAT TTTCCTTCCATGTCTTCATTGCAAGGAGCTCTGACTAATGCTCCAGTACCAGGCTTGATGCATGCTTCGAGCCTTCCTACTATGTCGCAATTTGAGTCTAATGAATCCATGACGATGCCTTCGCACTCGCCTTCGTTCGCAAATGCTTTCTCTCCGA GGGCATACATGGGGCATCAATTACCTGATAATGTGCAATTTTTAAG ACCGCCGGGAGTTGGCGGCTTTGGCAGGGACGAAGCTGCTTTTGGATCCCTAACCACAACTCAGCAATCATTTCAGCAACCAAGCGTCAGATACCCAGCacccagcagcagcagcacctTAGACACTTTTTCTCCGATGAGAGGAAACCCATTTGGATGA